The following proteins are encoded in a genomic region of Coffea eugenioides isolate CCC68of chromosome 6, Ceug_1.0, whole genome shotgun sequence:
- the LOC113774021 gene encoding uncharacterized protein LOC113774021, translated as MVKFEAIMLEDFLRCSDLTPREVRKKVLQQISGFLESMGKSIASFGLVPNDLSSFDVENQTRELLPERSITVREEDLNAISLLNEKQRHAFEIISHRVYENKSGAFFVDGPGGTGKSFLYRALLADVRSKGYLALATATSGIAASILPGGRTAHSRFKIPIDLLEGRACRVSKQSSLAAMIRESKLIIWDEAPMSKRSAIEALNDLLQDLMNSSEIFGGKVVIFGGDFRQTLPIVRRGNQSETINACIINSPLWPSLEKL; from the coding sequence ATGGTTAAATTTGAGGCTATAATGTTGGAGGATTTTCTAAGGTGTTCAGATTTGACTCCTAGAGAGGTCAGGAAAAAGGTACTGCAACAAATAAGTGGTTTTCTTGAATCAATGGGAAAAAGCATAGCTTCATTTGGATTGGTTCCGAATGATCTATCATCCTTTGATGTTGAGAACCAAACAAGGGAATTGTTACCTGAAAGAAGCATAACAGTTCGTGAAGAAGATCTGAATGCAATTTCTTTgcttaatgaaaaacaaaggcaTGCATTTGAGATCATATCTCACCGCGTATATGAGAACAAAAGTGGGGCCTTTTTTGTAGATGGCCCTGGAGGCACTGGAAAATCATTTCTCTATAGAGCGTTGCTAGCTGATGTAAGGTCTAAAGGGTATTTAGCACTAGCAACAGCCACTTCAGGAATTGCTGCTTCTATACTACCAGGAGGTAGGACTGCCCATTCACGATTTAAAATCCCAATTGATCTTTTAGAAGGCAGAGCATGTAGAGTTAGCAAACAAAGCAGCCTGGCAGCAATGATTAGAGAATCCAAACTCATTATCTGGGATGAGGCTCCTATGTCAAAAAGATCTGCAATTGAAGCATTAAATGATCTATTGCAAGATCTTATGAACTCATCAGAAATATTTGGTGGAAAAGTTGTCATCTTTGGTGGCGACTTTAGACAAACATTGCCAATTGTTCGCAGAGGAAATCAATCTGAGACTATTAATGCTTGCATAATAAATTCTCCTCTATGGCCTTCTCTTGAAAAATTGTAG